A DNA window from Enterobacter asburiae contains the following coding sequences:
- a CDS encoding tail protein X, with protein MFLEHVTRDGERWDSLAWQYYGDPLGYPRIIAVNPHVAITPVLPSGLLLLIPVIEAEEASTEEDIAPWLR; from the coding sequence ATGTTTCTTGAACATGTCACCCGTGACGGAGAACGCTGGGACTCTCTCGCATGGCAGTACTATGGCGACCCGCTGGGCTATCCCCGGATAATTGCCGTCAATCCGCACGTGGCCATTACGCCGGTGCTGCCCTCCGGGTTGTTGTTACTGATTCCGGTTATCGAGGCTGAAGAAGCCAGTACAGAAGAGGATATTGCCCCATGGCTGAGATGA